The Gemmatimonadota bacterium genome contains the following window.
CATGACCACCAAGGTCGACGCGGTGGTGGGCTGGGCCCGGAAGAACTCGCTCTGGCCGATGCCCTTCGGCACCGCGTGCTGCGCCATCGAGCTCATGGCGACCCTGGCGTCCCGCTTCGACCTGGCCCGGTTCGGGGCCGAAGCCATCCGATTTTCACCACGGCAGTCAGACCTGCTGATCGTTTCGGGGCGGGTATCCATCAAGATGATGCCCGTACTGAAGAAGATCTACGACCAGATGCCGGAGCCCAAATGGGTCATCTCCATGGGGGCCTGCGCCTCCTCCGGCGGCGTATTCAATACCTACACCCTGGTGCAGGGCGTGGATCAGTACATCCCGGTGGATGTGTATATCCCCGGCTGTCCACCCAGGCCCGAGAACGTGATCCAGGCGTTGATGAAGATCCAGGAGAAAGTAGCCCAGGCTAAAGCAAACTGATGAATAGAAAAACCATCGCAAAGCTT
Protein-coding sequences here:
- a CDS encoding NADH-quinone oxidoreductase subunit B, encoding MGLEDQLQENVMTTKVDAVVGWARKNSLWPMPFGTACCAIELMATLASRFDLARFGAEAIRFSPRQSDLLIVSGRVSIKMMPVLKKIYDQMPEPKWVISMGACASSGGVFNTYTLVQGVDQYIPVDVYIPGCPPRPENVIQALMKIQEKVAQAKAN